Proteins co-encoded in one Streptomyces sp. NBC_01283 genomic window:
- a CDS encoding dihydrolipoamide acetyltransferase family protein: MAPGLSVNSREFKLPDLGEGLTEAEITRWLVQVGDVVAVDQPVVEVETAKAMVEVPCPYGGVVTARFGEEGSELPVGAPLLTVAVGAPAGDGAAAQAPAPEEPAERALQAAAAEESSGNVLVGYGTAAAPARRRRVRAGAVTNGTPKPAVRPAALASPLPPAPQEPAGTSVAAGPGTLPRPDGPIPVISPLVRKLARENGVELRELTGTGPDGLIMRADVEAAIAAELAIAAEPTAGPAASVTPITSVTHTPAAAGTAAEERYPLTGIRGLVADKMSRSRREIPEATCWVDADATELLAARAAMNAAVKQGEGRKISLLALFARISVAALARYPMLNSTVDMEAREVVRLADVHLGFAAQTDRGLVVPVVRNTNTRTTESVNDELIRLTESARDGKLTPGELTGGTFTLNNYGVFGVDGSTPIINHPEAAMLGVGRIVPKPWVHQGELAVRHVVQLSLTFDHRVCDGGTAGGFLRFVADCVEQPAVLLRTV; the protein is encoded by the coding sequence ATGGCGCCCGGTCTGAGTGTGAACAGCCGCGAGTTCAAGCTGCCCGATCTCGGTGAGGGGCTCACGGAGGCGGAGATCACCCGCTGGCTCGTGCAGGTCGGCGACGTCGTCGCCGTGGACCAGCCCGTCGTCGAGGTGGAGACGGCCAAGGCGATGGTGGAGGTGCCCTGCCCGTACGGAGGCGTGGTGACGGCCCGCTTCGGTGAGGAGGGGTCGGAACTGCCGGTGGGAGCACCGCTGTTGACGGTCGCCGTCGGCGCCCCCGCCGGAGACGGGGCTGCGGCTCAGGCTCCGGCGCCCGAGGAGCCGGCGGAGCGAGCCCTGCAGGCGGCTGCCGCCGAGGAGTCCTCCGGCAACGTCCTGGTCGGGTACGGCACGGCGGCGGCGCCCGCGCGGCGCAGGAGGGTGCGGGCGGGTGCCGTCACGAACGGCACCCCGAAGCCTGCCGTGCGACCCGCCGCGCTTGCCTCACCACTCCCGCCCGCCCCGCAGGAGCCCGCCGGGACATCTGTCGCCGCGGGCCCTGGCACCCTGCCGCGCCCGGACGGTCCGATACCGGTGATCTCCCCTCTCGTGCGCAAGCTGGCCCGTGAGAACGGGGTGGAGCTCCGCGAGCTGACGGGGACCGGCCCGGACGGGCTGATCATGCGCGCCGACGTGGAAGCGGCCATCGCGGCGGAGCTGGCCATAGCGGCGGAGCCGACGGCCGGGCCCGCGGCCTCGGTCACTCCCATCACCTCGGTCACCCACACGCCGGCGGCAGCGGGCACGGCGGCGGAAGAGCGCTATCCGCTGACCGGGATCCGTGGGCTCGTCGCGGACAAGATGTCCCGCAGCAGGCGCGAGATACCGGAAGCCACCTGCTGGGTCGACGCCGACGCGACGGAACTGCTCGCGGCGCGCGCCGCGATGAACGCCGCCGTCAAGCAGGGCGAGGGGCGCAAGATCTCGCTGCTCGCGCTGTTCGCCCGCATCAGCGTGGCCGCACTGGCCCGCTACCCGATGCTGAACTCCACCGTGGACATGGAGGCGCGCGAGGTGGTCCGGCTCGCCGACGTCCACCTGGGCTTCGCCGCGCAGACCGACCGCGGTCTGGTCGTCCCCGTGGTCCGGAACACGAACACGCGGACCACCGAATCGGTCAACGACGAGCTGATCCGGCTCACGGAGTCGGCGCGGGACGGAAAGCTGACGCCGGGGGAACTGACGGGCGGCACGTTCACGTTGAACAACTACGGGGTGTTCGGCGTCGACGGCTCCACGCCGATCATCAATCACCCCGAGGCGGCCATGCTCGGCGTGGGCCGGATCGTGCCCAAGCCATGGGTGCATCAAGGGGAGTTGGCGGTGCGGCACGTCGTGCAGCTCTCGCTCACCTTCGACCACCGGGTGTGCGACGGCGGCACCGCGGGCGGGTTCCTGCGGTTCGTGGCGGACTGCGTGGAGCAGCCCGCGGTCCTGCTGCGGACGGTGTGA